TTCTATTTACAGTTGGCTCAATTCAGAATGCTGTTGAGTTAGCCAAACTTAATGAATAAAGTAATTTATCTCTTTAGACCGAAGCAAAATAAATCGCTTTAAGAAATAATTAAAATTAAACTGATCTGTGAAGACAAATTTTTATAAATTTTAGTTTTAATGAAATTACCAGATTTAGATGTGAGAACTATCGACCGTGTGGTGGAAATGGCTTGGGAAGATCGCACACCCTTTGCAGCGATTGAAACCCAGTTTGGTTTAAAAGAGAATGAAGTCATCGCTTTGATGCGACAAGAAATGAAACACTCTAGCTTTAAAATGTGGCGTAAGCGAGTCACGGGGCGTAAGACGAAGCATCTAGCCAAGAGAGATTTTATTGAAGGAAGATTTCGCTGTAAAGAACAAAAGTAGGAGTCACGAGTCAGGCGTAGACTTGAGATGTTTAGAGCTACACTAGAGCTTATTTAAGGTTCTGGGTATGGCAAATAGGCAAAATTCGGTGACAAGAACAGTTGGAATGTATCTAGTTTTAAGCGCGATCGCCTTTTTGATGCTGTTTCCGCTGTTATGGTTAATCGGCACTTCTTTTAAATCCCCCACGGAAGATATTTTTACTTTTCCACCTCAGATATTTCCTAGCCAGCCTACTTTGGATAACTTTGTTACGGTATGGGATGCCTATCCTTTTGGACTGTATTTATACAATAGTGCGATCGTCGCTTTTCTAGCAGTTGGATTAAATTTGTTGTTATGTTCTTTAGCCGCTTATCCTTTGGCTCGTCTTGATTTTCGGGGACGGGAGTTTATTTTTGCGCTAGTTTTAGCAACGATTATGATCCCATTTCAGATCGTGATGATTCCCCTATATATTTTGGCGGTTAATTTAGGATTGAGAAATACTTATCTGGGGATTGTTTTACCCAATCTTACCTCAGCGTTTGGTATTTTTTTACTCAGACAAGCGTTTAAAGCTGTTCCCTTAGAATTAGAAGAAGCTGCGCGTATCGATGGTTGCACTGAACTAGGTATCTGGTGGAATATCATGCTTCCCGCCATTCGTCCTGCTTTATTTACCTTAGCGATTTTTGTTTTTATTGGCTCTTGGAGTGATTTTTTGTGGCCCTTAATTGTCTTGGACGATCCAGACTATTACACCCTACCTCTAGCAGTGGCTAACCTAGCAGATTCTTTTTCTCTCGACTGGAGATTAGTCGCAGCAGGTTCAGTTATTTCGATCGCGCCAATCTTATTATTGTTCCTGTTGCTCCAGCGATATATTGTGCCAACCGATGTTAATAGTGGTGTAAAGGGATAGTCTGACAGAATCACGATAGAAAGAAGATTAAGGATCGCAACGGTAAAGGCGATCGAGATATCCATCTTTCGGTAACTCTAAAGTAGTGTTTTCAAAACAGCGAATTTGATTCATCGATGCTTCGCCAATTCCTAAATTTATCGTCCAGAGATCTAGAGGTTTTTTCTGGGTAGCTATACTATGGTCAAGATTAGATAAGCCAAGATCCACACCGTTTATATATAGTTGATTGAGTAAGAATTTTGGGGTTGAATCTGATAAATTGGCATTGCGCTGGTTGTTAGTTGGTTCACGATTAAAAGAATATGCCAGACTAATCAATTCCCTAGTTTGAGAATGAGTGCTGTAGCTCGTTGCTATTACAGCCGGATGAGTAGAAGTTGTTTGAATAAAAGCTGCTGTTAGATCCGACGGTTGTGATTTTTGGTAACCATAGTTATTGATTACGGTTAAAGAACCTAGCAAACCCATAGCAAACAATACTCCTACTACTCGTTTAGTTTTTAGCTGAGAATGCCAACAATTAGCCAAAGCTACAGCCACCAACAGAATCAAGACTGGGAAATAAACAAAGTGGTATCGAGCAGCCAAGGAGAGATTGCGTCCTAAACCATAGATAATTACCAGAAACAGTAGAATTGAGCCAATTAGATAACTACTAGCGATCGCCATTCCTGTATGCTCTAAGTCATTCGCCAGCTCTATTCGCCAGCCTTTGATTAACTTTGGTATTGACCAAATCAACACTGTTTGCAGCACCAAAAAAGAGATAACTATTACTACTGTAGGAACTCCTTCTAGAGGCAATAACACGATCATCGACTGCACCCAGCCAAGCAACAGAAAAGGCGGAAGCAAAATTTCTTTGATGTCAAAACTGGTCTGAATCCAGGTAGTCAATTCGTTGTCGGAAACTCCTGTGACCAATGGTAACCAAACCAAGCAGCCAACTAATGTCCCACAGGCTGCTAAGTATAGACTACGCCAATATTTAAAACTTAATTGACGACGATGTAACCACCAAATAGGTATAATGGCGATCGCTTCTGCACTTAAAGCAATGACAAAGAAGTAGTGTGTAGCAACCCCCAAAGCATTGATGACAATCCAAACACAGTTAAGCCACAGCGGAAGCGGTTTTTTTTGCTTAATTAACTGAACTGCCTTAACTAAGCAGGTAACCGAACCAATGACCCACAATACAGTCAGGGTGTAGTGACGCGCTTCCTGTGCCAAATAAATTCCATAGGGAGAAATAGCCATTAGCACCGCAGCAAAATGTGCCACTAAACGGGAACGAAAAGCCACCCAACTTAAACCAAAGATGGCAGGAATAGCCAGAGTACCGAAAATAGCACTGAGCGATCGCGCAATCTGTAACGAGACTAAATCCCCATCCTCTAGCCACAGCTTAATCCACCAATGAGTTAGCCAAAAATAAAGCGGTGGATGAGTGCTTTCTTGGATCAGCCGCTCAAATACGTCTGCATAACCAATTGCAGTATCTAAACGCAAAGGAGCAAGTAAAGTTTCTTGAGAAACAAGCTGATTCAGAGGAATGGCATCAAAGCCGTGACCTAAACTATAGCCAATAGTGGCGATTTCAATCGAAGAAGCGGGTTTTAAAGCTAAATTGGTCAGACGCAGAGTCAATCCTAAAACTACCCAGATCGACAGTAAAAGGCTTAGATAAACAAGGCGATCATTTTGTTGTCGCCCTATCGCTTCTTGTTTACAGTTGTTCTGTTTCAAATTGCTCGGAAAAAATTACTAACAAGATTTAGCGTTAAAGATAGTAACAGCATTTGTGCTTAATTGTGCAAAAAGATGTGAAAAAAAGGCAGAATTGTGAATTCATAGTTATAAATTACCCTGCGGACAAAATGATTGTCTTAGAATTTAATAAATAGCTATTAACTTGAATAAAATTTTAGCTAAAGTAAAAATTAGGACAGATCAATAATGGCAATCAATCTAAGCAAAGGAGAAAGAATTTCTCTAGAAAAAGTAGCACCTGGACTGGTACAGATTTTTATTGGTTTGGGCTGGGATATTAACGTTACTGATACTGGAGGAAATTTTGATATTGATGCGTCAATTTTTCTTTTGGATAGTAAAGATAAGCTGATTTCTGACAAACACTTCATTTTTTACAATAATCCAACCAGTCCCGATGCAGAACAATCGATTCAGCAACGAGGAGACAACCGAACTGGTGCAGGAGAAGGAGACGATGAGATAATTGATGTTAACCTTAAAACTATTCCTCCAGACGTAGCTAAAATGGCACTTACTGTGACTATTCATGAAGCTGAAAAACGTCATCAAAATTTTGGTCAGGTAAGCAATGCTTTTGTCCGAATTGTTAACTGTGAAAATGAAACAGAAATTATTCGCTACGATTTAACTGAAGATTTTTCTGTAGAAACTGCTTTGATTATGGCAGAACTTTATCGTAAGGATGGTGAATGGCGCATGAATGCCGTTGGTGCGGGTTACGAAGGCGGACTACAGGCTTTAGTAGAGCGATATCAATAAAACAGGAGGAAGGAGGAGAAATGAGAGCAGAGAAATTAGTTAAAAGTCAACAGTCAATATAATGATGTTTGACGATTTCTCGAATTATTAAGTATTACTTAATAATTTTGCTCTTCTTTCTGCTTTTTTTATGGCAATTAATCACGAACTACAAACATCACCAATTAATAAATCGGATAATCAACAGATAAAAAAATGACAGTCAATCTTAGTAAAGGACAACGCATATCTCTAGAAAAAGTCGCCCCAGGATTAAGCGAAGCGTTTGTTGGCTTGGGTTGGGACACTAATATTACCGATACTGGACAAGATTTTGATATCGACGCTTCGGTTTTTCTTTTAAATAGCAACGAGAAATTAATTTCTGATAGTCACTTTATTTTCTACAATAATCTTGCTAGTCCCGATCCTGATAAATCTGTGGAACATTTAGGAGATAATCGAACTGGTGCAGGAGAAGGAGACGATGAAGTAATTAAGGTAAATCTTCGGCAGGTTCCTCCCGATGTCAGTAAGATTGTGATGGTCGTGACGATTCATGAAGCTGAACAACGCCAACAAAATTTTGGTCAGGTACAAAATGCTTTTGTGCGAGTAGTTGATGCTAAAGATCAAAAAGAGGTAGTTCGATATGATCTCACCGAAGATTTCTCAATCGAAACTGCTCTCATTATGACTGAACTCTATCGCAAAGACGGAGACTGGCGCGTTAATGCTGTAGGCGCGGGTTATCAGGGTGGTTTACAGGCATTATTAGACCGCTATCAGTAAAAGCAGGAACGATAAAAGCTCAAAGACACAAAGACAAACAGCGACTAACCACTAACTACTAATAATTTCAATTAATAAATTAAGCAGTTTACAGACATTAAACTAATGGCAATTAACCTAAAAAAAGGACAGCGAATTTCGTTAACCAAAGAAGATCCTAGCCTAAAGCAGATTATGTGTGGACTAGGCTGGGACGTTGCGCCTAAATCTGGAGGTTTTTTTGGGGGCAATAAACAGTTCGATCTTGATTCTTCCGTAATCTGTTTAGATGCAAATAAAAAATTAACCGATGTTAAAGATATAATTTACTTTGGTAATTTGCGACATAGCTCTAGCGCGATCGCACATCAGGGAGACAATCTTACAGGTGCAGGGGAAGGAGACGATGAGGTAATTAACATCGATCTACCACTAATTCCGCCTAGCATTGCTTATTTAGTATTCGTCATTAATATCTATAAATGTAATCAGCGTCGTCAAGACTTTAGCATGGTCAACAATGCTTTTGTCCGTTTGGTAAATCGCACCACCAATAAAGAATTAGCTCGTTACAATCTTTCTGGTGCAGAATATAAAGGAATGACAGGAATGATTCTAGCCGAACTCTATCGCCATAACGATGATTGGAAAATGGCAGCAGTTGGTAATGGATTTGAAATAGCGACTTTAGCAGATCTTGCTAAAATTTATACTTAAATTGACAATGCGATCGCTAATAAATTGCTTTATCTATCGTCATTGCTAAGGTCTAAGTTCAGCCAGGAAGTGGTTTTATTTTACTGCTGCTTGAAGCTGTTATCTGAAATATCGCTAGAGAAATTAGTCACATGACAAACAAATAAATTGCTTGCTCTTCTGCTATGCTCAGTTCAACTTACTCAGAAGATTTTACAATAACAGAAGTAAAATTATCAGGCTATCTATCAATAAAATAATATTTTATGCTAACTGAAAACACAGTATAAATCAGTGTCTTGGATTACACTAAAGACGACTAAAGCCCGCTGGGAGGCAGATTTGATGCAGCAAATATTGAATGCGTATGATATTCCTTGTCGTGTTCTTAATATTGGTGCAGGAATATATTGCGGAGATGGAAGTCAGGCAGCTATTCAGGTAAGATCTAAGGATCGATGGACAGCTTTGCTGCTTTTAAGTCCTCCTGAAGATAGTCAAGAAATAAGTTAATGCTCTATAAAAAAACCTAAATTTATGTCTTCTTTATTTGATTGGTTTGCCAACATCAGAAAAAATGAACCCTCAGTGCAAAAGCAGCAGGAACGAGAAATCGCTGATGGTTTATGGACAAAATGTAATTCCTGTAGTTCGGTGGCGTACACCAAAGATCTGCAGGCTAATCAATTGGTTTGCCCCGAATGTAACCATCATAATCGGGTTGATAGTGACGAAAGAATTAGACAGCTAATCGATCCTGACACCTGGAAGCCTTTAGACGAAAATATTCACCCGATCGATCCGCTTAAGTTTCGCGATCGCAAAGATTATAAAGCTAGACTGCAAGAGTATCAGGCAAAAACTGGCTTAACCGATGCCGTGAAGACAGGAACAGGCTTAATTGATGGTTTGCCCCTAGCCTTGGGAGTAATGGATTTTCGCTTTATGGGGGGCAGTATGGGTTCTGTAGTCGGCGAAAAACTCTGTCGCCTAATTGAACACGCCACCGCTGAACAATTTCCTGTGGTTATTGTCTGTGCTTCTGGTGGGGCTAGAATGCAGGAAGGTATGTTTAGCTTAATGCAGATGGCGAAAATTTCAGGTGCGCTACAACGTCATCAAACCGCCAAATTGCTTTATATTCCCCTGTTAGCTCATCCTACTTTGGGTGGTGTTACGGCCAGCTTTGCCATGCTGGGAGATATTATTTTAGCTGAACCAAAAGCGACGATTGGCTTCGCCGGAAGACGCGTAATTGAACAAACATTAAGAGAAAAATTACCAGATGGATTTCAAACATCAGAGTATCTTTTGGAACATGGTTTTGTCGATTCGATTGTGCCTCGCACTCAACTGAAAAAGACTTTGGCACAGTTAATTAGCTTACATCAGCCTTTTTATTCATTAATGTCTCCCTTAGCGGAAAATCATCATACACAAGTTAGCGAGACTGTTTAGAACAGCGAGTTTATTTACACCTATGTCCAACTAATTATTAGCATTTGTCAAGATGTTGTCAATTTTGAAACAGCCATTGCCTAAAACAATATTTTTGGCGATCGCGCTCGTCTGGATGTCCTTATCTCAACCGCTCAACGCTAATGCTATGCCGTTAACTCAGACCGAAAT
This is a stretch of genomic DNA from Coleofasciculaceae cyanobacterium. It encodes these proteins:
- a CDS encoding TIGR03643 family protein, with translation MKLPDLDVRTIDRVVEMAWEDRTPFAAIETQFGLKENEVIALMRQEMKHSSFKMWRKRVTGRKTKHLAKRDFIEGRFRCKEQK
- a CDS encoding carbohydrate ABC transporter permease: MTRTVGMYLVLSAIAFLMLFPLLWLIGTSFKSPTEDIFTFPPQIFPSQPTLDNFVTVWDAYPFGLYLYNSAIVAFLAVGLNLLLCSLAAYPLARLDFRGREFIFALVLATIMIPFQIVMIPLYILAVNLGLRNTYLGIVLPNLTSAFGIFLLRQAFKAVPLELEEAARIDGCTELGIWWNIMLPAIRPALFTLAIFVFIGSWSDFLWPLIVLDDPDYYTLPLAVANLADSFSLDWRLVAAGSVISIAPILLLFLLLQRYIVPTDVNSGVKG
- a CDS encoding TerD family protein produces the protein MAINLSKGERISLEKVAPGLVQIFIGLGWDINVTDTGGNFDIDASIFLLDSKDKLISDKHFIFYNNPTSPDAEQSIQQRGDNRTGAGEGDDEIIDVNLKTIPPDVAKMALTVTIHEAEKRHQNFGQVSNAFVRIVNCENETEIIRYDLTEDFSVETALIMAELYRKDGEWRMNAVGAGYEGGLQALVERYQ
- a CDS encoding TerD family protein, translated to MTVNLSKGQRISLEKVAPGLSEAFVGLGWDTNITDTGQDFDIDASVFLLNSNEKLISDSHFIFYNNLASPDPDKSVEHLGDNRTGAGEGDDEVIKVNLRQVPPDVSKIVMVVTIHEAEQRQQNFGQVQNAFVRVVDAKDQKEVVRYDLTEDFSIETALIMTELYRKDGDWRVNAVGAGYQGGLQALLDRYQ
- a CDS encoding TerD family protein — translated: MAINLKKGQRISLTKEDPSLKQIMCGLGWDVAPKSGGFFGGNKQFDLDSSVICLDANKKLTDVKDIIYFGNLRHSSSAIAHQGDNLTGAGEGDDEVINIDLPLIPPSIAYLVFVINIYKCNQRRQDFSMVNNAFVRLVNRTTNKELARYNLSGAEYKGMTGMILAELYRHNDDWKMAAVGNGFEIATLADLAKIYT
- the accD gene encoding acetyl-CoA carboxylase, carboxyltransferase subunit beta, whose product is MSSLFDWFANIRKNEPSVQKQQEREIADGLWTKCNSCSSVAYTKDLQANQLVCPECNHHNRVDSDERIRQLIDPDTWKPLDENIHPIDPLKFRDRKDYKARLQEYQAKTGLTDAVKTGTGLIDGLPLALGVMDFRFMGGSMGSVVGEKLCRLIEHATAEQFPVVIVCASGGARMQEGMFSLMQMAKISGALQRHQTAKLLYIPLLAHPTLGGVTASFAMLGDIILAEPKATIGFAGRRVIEQTLREKLPDGFQTSEYLLEHGFVDSIVPRTQLKKTLAQLISLHQPFYSLMSPLAENHHTQVSETV